Proteins from a genomic interval of Thermocladium sp. ECH_B:
- a CDS encoding oxidase, giving the protein MWIAILSSREAKRGRPYSVQRMGEDMVFWRDGDGKIMALRNYCPHRQALLSQGKVVNGLIQCPYHGFEFDGVGNVVHVPAMGRSQKPPSYLKAKSYTLYEQYGIVWMWYGPGQPEAPPKFFDDLKDLEAYAEYWETWNISFLRAVENQLDGFHLPFVHYNTIGRGNRTLINGVALKQIDDITFVWHAAAERDVGQKPKVRLDIDPQKAGTYIEFIYPNLWQNHISENMRXLAFFAPVDPQRTTIYIRFYIKPTGIKSIDKLLARLGMYFNIYILHQDRRVVESQNPDIIGDKLIAPDSPIAIFRRMFLQDKELQNKLKVKIALHTT; this is encoded by the coding sequence ATGTGGATTGCTATCCTCTCCTCCAGGGAGGCGAAGAGGGGTAGGCCCTACAGTGTTCAGAGGATGGGGGAAGATATGGTATTTTGGAGGGATGGTGATGGGAAAATAATGGCGCTGAGGAACTATTGCCCGCATAGGCAAGCGCTGCTATCGCAGGGTAAGGTTGTTAACGGATTGATTCAATGCCCCTACCACGGCTTTGAGTTCGATGGAGTAGGTAATGTGGTGCATGTCCCAGCGATGGGGAGAAGCCAGAAGCCCCCTAGCTACCTCAAAGCCAAAAGCTATACATTATATGAGCAATACGGTATAGTGTGGATGTGGTATGGCCCAGGGCAACCAGAGGCACCGCCCAAGTTCTTCGATGACCTTAAGGATCTTGAGGCATACGCTGAGTACTGGGAAACTTGGAACATCTCCTTTCTAAGGGCTGTGGAAAACCAACTTGATGGATTTCACCTACCCTTCGTGCACTATAACACGATAGGAAGAGGCAATAGGACGCTGATAAATGGGGTTGCCTTAAAGCAGATCGATGATATCACATTCGTCTGGCATGCCGCCGCGGAAAGAGATGTAGGGCAGAAGCCCAAGGTGAGGCTAGACATTGATCCCCAAAAGGCCGGCACCTACATAGAGTTCATTTACCCCAACCTATGGCAAAACCATATCTCGGAAAACATGAGAGNCCTCGCATTCTTTGCCCCAGTGGATCCTCAAAGAACCACCATATACATACGCTTCTACATAAAACCCACAGGTATAAAGTCCATTGACAAGTTACTTGCCAGGTTAGGTATGTACTTCAACATCTACATTCTCCATCAGGATCGGCGTGTAGTGGAAAGCCAAAACCCAGACATAATAGGTGATAAACTAATTGCCCCAGACAGCCCCATAGCAATCTTTAGAAGAATGTTCCTCCAGGATAAAGAATTACAAAACAAACTCAAGGTAAAAATCGCGCTACATACCACATAA
- a CDS encoding ArsR family transcriptional regulator produces MIVVGKLIPRSSGTLSTNITQEQPLLMLTRKPTFIQDVAQSLHIPYALAHMHLKILEESGLIEGSYVVEEAPRPHLRKMYRVKDFTLVIDKQLLKQLADRSK; encoded by the coding sequence ATGATAGTAGTCGGCAAGTTGATCCCTAGGTCTTCCGGCACCCTCAGCACCAATATAACTCAGGAACAGCCTCTGTTAATGCTAACGAGGAAGCCAACCTTCATACAGGACGTGGCTCAAAGCCTACACATACCCTACGCCTTAGCGCACATGCATTTAAAAATATTGGAGGAATCAGGCTTAATAGAGGGTTCCTACGTGGTGGAGGAGGCGCCGAGACCCCACTTAAGAAAGATGTACAGGGTGAAAGATTTCACCTTAGTAATAGACAAACAACTTCTGAAGCAATTGGCGGATCGATCCAAGTGA